The Mytilus trossulus isolate FHL-02 chromosome 3, PNRI_Mtr1.1.1.hap1, whole genome shotgun sequence genome contains a region encoding:
- the LOC134711933 gene encoding GTP cyclohydrolase 1 feedback regulatory protein-like, with protein MPHIIISTQIRLESGPTFVGDEWSEPKLMEYLGATKMKALGNNFTEWRSEDCARVVLNKLEKKGYKVVSMTGVGQTCIWTLNKPEESTS; from the exons ATGCCACATATAATCATCAGTACACAAATACGGCtg gAAAGTGGTCCAACATTTGTTGGTGATGAATGGAGTGAACCTAAGTTGATGGAATATCTTGGTGCTACCAAAATGAAAGCTCTCGGAAATAATTT CACAGAGTGGCGAAGTGAAGATTGTGCCAGGGTAGTGCTTAACAAACTAGAAAAGAAAGGTTACAAGGTAGTGTCTATGACTGGGGTTGGACAGACATGTATATGGACTTTAAACAAACCTGAGGAGAGTACAAGTTAA